ATCCACATTGGCGCTACAAAATGTCGAAATGTTTACCACACTGCCATTTAAGGCGACCAGTAATGAGCTCTTCCTCGTCATTTCGACCCTTCAGATTTGCATGGGCCTGGACGGTTCATTCAAATCCATCAGGGATACTAGGAATGACAAGCACATTGCCATTAATTCCAAAGACTTTCCAACTGAACTCGTCGCTAGCATGATGAAGGAGGACTAGAGATGTAAATGTACATTCGAGCATTACTCTGGCGGCATTTGCCGCCtatcctttacatttgtAATTGGTTTCGCCATATTCTACATGTTAATATCCACAATGTATGCATTAATTACAAGTATCACGGAGAATGGGCTCCCAAAATGCGCATTTTGGAGGCGACATACAAACCTGCAAACACCTGTGCTTTATACGGGCCGTAGCTTCATTTTCTACAATTGCGAAATACGCCAGTCGCGTGAAATGTCCTGCGTGCGATGCCAAAGTGTCCCTTTGGATGTTTAAAACCCACTCCCTGCGAATTGAATGAACCTCTGGAGGAGGAAACGAACCACTTGGTGTTATCTACGTGACCAGTTCCTTGATATTTGCTCTGCAAATGCTCAAGTTGAGCGTGGATGTTGAACCGATCATACGAGGACATTTTCAAGTGACTTTTGTCCTCCGTAGTGGTGTTGGAAGGCGACCCATTCGGCGCGGCGGTACGAGTGCCACTCTGTCAATGTGTTTCGAGTATAATGCCATATGCTTCTGGGAATGTGACTTTTGGACACGATGCGGAAGACGGAAATACCTACGACTTCAGTTCGGATGGGTATCTCCCCAAGGACCAACAGGAGTTCCCCTTCTTTGAAAACTACGGCATAGCATCTGCTCCAGAGAAGGTTTGCAATCCTCAGATAGGACTGAGCACCAAGGAAGCCAATGAACGCATCATCGAGATCCTGGAGGTAAGGACATACACACTTGCCGTGAGCATCTCCCATTCATCCAATTATACACCAAATTTAGGCTGTAATAAGCAAATATGAACACAGATTGAGTAAGATAGACGCGCTTTTGGAGTGCTTCAAGACAGACACGTTGCTAGCCATAACTTcgtttcttcttctctgCTTCTCGCTGGTCTATCATGCCTGGGTATTCTGCCGAAACAACAGCTTTAACGCTCACAGAGCGATACACAATAACATGGACGGAATATGGCAGTATTGTCTGGAGGCTTCATTTCTTTTGCCATGGATCACGCTCAACGCATATATAAAAGTTATGATTAGGCGCACCAAGTCCAACAGAACAAACGAACGTGTAAAGGAGATCTTAGAGCTCTACAAGGAACAAATTTATCTTCCAATACATGCGGAATTTGAGCAGAAAAACTTTACTCTTGATCCTCCCTG
This region of Theileria equi strain WA chromosome 1, complete sequence genomic DNA includes:
- a CDS encoding splicing factor 3B family member protein (encoded by transcript BEWA_022240A), whose amino-acid sequence is MSSYDRFNIHAQLEHLQSKYQGTGHVDNTKWEWVLNIQRDTLASHAGHFTRLAYFAIVENEATARIKHRCLQVCMSPPKCAFWEPILRDTCN